The genomic segment TGTTACCAGCATTACCGGAACCCCGAGGCCCTCCGCCAGCCTTATGGCTTCTAGTGCCTTCTTGTGGAGCCTCCTATCCGGATAAGTTATTGTGCCATCTATATCAACTGAGATAGCCTTTACCATTTTCCCACCCCTATCATCTTGCGTGAGGAGAATAAAAACAAAGCGGTTGGTTCCGTTACTCGCGAGGCCGTTTCAATGATCCTTCATTATCTCCCTGAGCACGCTGGTCGCATAAACACCTTTCGGAAGGAAAAACCTGAAGCACATTCCAGTTCCGGGGATGTGGCCGTAGGTGAGGCCAAGGGGCCTAATCAAAAGCTCCCTTCTTCCTCCGGGCTCGGCCATCGGTTTCGGAAGCTTTCTGAAGACTTCGAGGGATATCCCTTCCGCCTCAAGTATCTCCTCTTCCAGCCTCCCAGGAAGCCCCTTAGCACGCCTCATGGCAAAGCCAAAGAGCGGGCCACTGACTGCAGCCTCGCCGCGTTGTATCTTCCTGTTTACAAAATCCCTGTTGGTCTCGGTCACTCGGTAGGTTCTGTCGCGGTAGGGGATTCCTCCCTTCACCTGGACGACGATATCGCCGACGAGGGCCTCGTTCAGGGGAATACCTCTTTCAATCCTCCGGGAGATGTAGAGGTTGAAGAGGTAGCTCTGGTAGGCATGGATGAAGATGCGCATTATGGGAAGTGGAAGGCTTAGAAAAGCCCTCTTCCAGCTCCCGGTCTCCTTGTAGCGGTAGAGGAGTGTCCTTTCATAGCGCAGGAAGTTCGGAAATTCCTCCAGAGCTTTCTCAACATCGCCAGTCTCCCAGAAGTGTCTTCTGGCCTCGTCCCCTTCCATACCCCCTTCGTGCGCTCCGAGGAAGAGCCTCGCGGCACCCTCGAAGTCCCCCTGCAGGAGGAGCTTTCCGATCAGGTGGTTCGTGACACGTTTCTCCCCGAAACGCTGGTAGCCAAAGTAGTTGGGAAAGCCACCCTTTCTCTTCAGTTCCCTCACTATCTCTCTGGTTCTCTCAAAGGCATCATCACCAACGCCACGGACGATTATCCTGAAGCGGTTTCCAGTGAGGTGGCCGAGCTTGATAAACCTACCGTAGGAAACGAAGCGGAGCTCAACGTCCCTGATCCGAACGGTTTTGACCTTTTCCTTGGCCTTAGCAGGAACGCTGATGT from the Thermococcus sp. genome contains:
- the truD gene encoding tRNA pseudouridine(13) synthase TruD, giving the protein MDYREFFSRFRYLSKEPGIGGRIKVFPEDFVVIEDPLPQIFEGRKHTIFLLKKRNWDTMSAVKEIAKRAGISYRDVGFAGTKDRHAVTYQYISVPAKAKEKVKTVRIRDVELRFVSYGRFIKLGHLTGNRFRIIVRGVGDDAFERTREIVRELKRKGGFPNYFGYQRFGEKRVTNHLIGKLLLQGDFEGAARLFLGAHEGGMEGDEARRHFWETGDVEKALEEFPNFLRYERTLLYRYKETGSWKRAFLSLPLPIMRIFIHAYQSYLFNLYISRRIERGIPLNEALVGDIVVQVKGGIPYRDRTYRVTETNRDFVNRKIQRGEAAVSGPLFGFAMRRAKGLPGRLEEEILEAEGISLEVFRKLPKPMAEPGGRRELLIRPLGLTYGHIPGTGMCFRFFLPKGVYATSVLREIMKDH